In Miniphocaeibacter halophilus, the following proteins share a genomic window:
- a CDS encoding 8-oxo-dGTP diphosphatase, whose protein sequence is MEVILMNMCMIHDLKDDKVLVLDKVKKEGWEGLTFPGGHVEKKESLVNSCIREVKEETNLDIENIKLKGIFQWYMLDCNKRLIGLLYYTNSYYGNLITNNREGNLSWMELETFLRKDNKSDSMDEIMKIYMGKYKEIICYYKDEKLNNIDYIK, encoded by the coding sequence ATGGAAGTAATATTAATGAATATGTGTATGATACATGATTTAAAAGATGATAAAGTTTTAGTTTTAGATAAGGTAAAAAAAGAGGGTTGGGAAGGCTTAACTTTTCCCGGAGGTCATGTAGAAAAGAAGGAAAGCTTAGTTAATTCCTGTATTAGGGAAGTAAAAGAAGAAACTAATTTGGATATTGAAAATATTAAATTAAAAGGAATATTCCAATGGTATATGTTAGATTGTAATAAAAGATTAATTGGTTTGTTATATTATACAAATTCATATTATGGTAATTTAATTACCAATAACAGGGAAGGAAATCTATCATGGATGGAATTGGAAACATTTTTAAGAAAAGATAACAAGTCCGACTCTATGGATGAAATTATGAAAATATATATGGGAAAATATAAAGAGATAATATGTTATTATAAAGATGAGAAGCTAAATAATATTGACTATATTAAATAA